Proteins encoded within one genomic window of Haloplanus vescus:
- a CDS encoding flippase activity-associated protein Agl23: protein MRLDGRRRTLPAVLVITVLALLARLVGLGGRIFHWDEGRVGYWILRYHETGEFAYRPIVHGPFLFVVNDWVFAIPGLGASDFSARLVVALVGGFLPLTAWLLRDRLDDAEVVALAVVLAANPLLVYYSRFMRNDVLVGAFAFAALALFVRALDRSDARLLYPAAAVFGLAFTTKESAVVYLLCYLGAGALLVDHRLFRASHEGRSVRRLVTRDWRTAVAYRLQSWGGSIPRGLGLALGHTVAAVAVFFAVVAFFYAPRPELWNALAAPSQLPGVVETATVGSWKDFYGLWIGGSHQNHDYLPFVYDFLETALYGAFFVFLFAVVGVVADGYDDDGSRPLVAFAAYWGAVSVIGYPIATDIRAPWAVVHAVVPLAVPAAVGIAATARQVRSSFDWTGDDALDTLTTAAAWTPRTAVAALLLSAAVVGVVGANVTYTNAASEERAGEVIQWAQPENDLKETLELVRIVSHTNEGTDVLFVGTHSPNNPSDVRFYVKNESSLLQPRPGGPSWHTRLPLPWYLERYGANVTSTAPNASIGSNPPPVVVAAEWDEDRVARQLSGYERHRHDFRLWSDEIVIFIDESALERARASD from the coding sequence ATGCGCCTCGACGGTCGCCGTCGCACCCTCCCGGCGGTCCTCGTGATTACAGTGCTCGCCCTCCTCGCTCGCCTCGTCGGCCTCGGCGGGCGAATCTTCCACTGGGACGAGGGCCGCGTCGGCTACTGGATTCTCCGCTATCACGAGACGGGCGAGTTCGCGTACCGCCCCATCGTCCACGGCCCCTTCCTCTTCGTCGTCAACGACTGGGTGTTCGCGATTCCCGGCCTCGGCGCCAGCGACTTCAGCGCGCGCTTGGTCGTCGCCCTCGTCGGCGGCTTCCTCCCCCTCACGGCGTGGCTGCTCCGTGACCGCCTCGACGACGCCGAAGTCGTCGCACTCGCCGTCGTCCTCGCGGCCAACCCGCTGCTCGTCTACTACTCGCGGTTCATGCGCAACGACGTGCTCGTGGGCGCGTTCGCCTTCGCCGCCCTCGCACTGTTCGTCCGCGCCCTCGACCGGAGCGACGCGCGCCTGCTCTACCCCGCCGCCGCCGTCTTCGGACTGGCCTTCACCACCAAGGAGAGCGCCGTCGTCTACCTGCTCTGCTATCTCGGCGCGGGTGCGCTCCTCGTCGACCACCGCCTCTTCCGTGCGTCCCACGAGGGCCGCTCGGTCCGCCGTCTCGTCACCCGAGACTGGCGCACCGCCGTCGCCTACCGTCTCCAGTCGTGGGGTGGCTCCATCCCGCGCGGCCTCGGCCTCGCCCTCGGTCACACCGTCGCCGCCGTCGCCGTCTTCTTCGCCGTCGTCGCGTTCTTCTACGCGCCGCGGCCCGAACTCTGGAACGCGCTCGCGGCGCCGAGCCAGCTCCCGGGCGTCGTCGAGACGGCGACCGTCGGGTCGTGGAAGGACTTCTACGGCCTCTGGATCGGCGGCAGCCACCAGAACCACGACTACCTGCCCTTCGTCTACGACTTCCTCGAAACCGCGCTGTACGGCGCGTTCTTCGTCTTCCTGTTCGCCGTCGTCGGCGTCGTCGCGGACGGCTACGACGACGACGGCTCGCGTCCCCTCGTCGCCTTCGCCGCCTACTGGGGCGCGGTGAGCGTCATCGGCTATCCCATCGCGACGGACATCCGGGCGCCGTGGGCCGTCGTCCACGCCGTCGTCCCCCTCGCGGTGCCCGCCGCCGTCGGCATCGCCGCCACGGCCCGGCAGGTCCGGTCGTCGTTCGACTGGACGGGCGACGACGCCCTCGATACGCTCACGACGGCCGCGGCGTGGACGCCCCGCACCGCCGTTGCGGCGTTGCTCCTCTCCGCGGCCGTCGTCGGCGTCGTCGGCGCCAACGTCACCTACACCAACGCCGCCTCCGAGGAGCGAGCGGGCGAGGTCATCCAGTGGGCCCAACCCGAGAACGACCTCAAGGAGACGCTGGAACTCGTTCGCATCGTCTCCCACACGAACGAGGGGACGGACGTGCTGTTCGTCGGCACCCACTCCCCGAACAACCCGAGTGACGTGCGCTTCTACGTCAAGAACGAGTCCTCGCTGTTGCAGCCACGTCCCGGCGGCCCGTCGTGGCACACCCGACTCCCGCTTCCGTGGTATCTCGAACGCTACGGTGCGAACGTGACGAGCACGGCGCCGAACGCGTCCATCGGGTCGAATCCGCCGCCGGTCGTCGTCGCCGCCGAGTGGGACGAGGACCGCGTCGCCCGCCAACTCTCGGGCTACGAACGCCACCGGCACGACTTCCGACTCTGGAGCGACGAAATCGTCATCTTCATCGACGAGTCGGCGCTGGAGCGGGCGCGAGCGTCTGACTGA
- the ribH gene encoding 6,7-dimethyl-8-ribityllumazine synthase, producing MITLGLVVAQFNASVTEPMEEEARAAADDAGADVDATVEVPGVYDAPLAADRLARRDDIDAVAVVGAIVTGDTSHDHVIGDATAQALTRVSLDRDTPVTFGVSGPGMSGAEARERVEKGAEAVNAAVEMVRTLP from the coding sequence ATGATAACGCTGGGGTTGGTGGTGGCGCAGTTCAACGCGTCCGTCACCGAGCCGATGGAAGAAGAGGCACGGGCGGCGGCCGACGACGCCGGCGCCGACGTAGACGCCACCGTCGAGGTGCCGGGGGTGTACGACGCGCCGCTGGCGGCGGACCGACTCGCGCGCCGAGACGATATCGACGCCGTCGCCGTCGTGGGCGCCATCGTCACCGGCGACACGAGCCACGACCACGTCATTGGCGACGCGACGGCGCAGGCGCTGACTCGGGTGAGTCTCGACCGGGACACGCCGGTCACCTTCGGCGTCAGCGGCCCGGGCATGAGCGGGGCGGAAGCTCGGGAGCGCGTCGAGAAAGGAGCGGAAGCGGTAAACGCGGCGGTCGAGATGGTACGCACGTTACCATGA
- a CDS encoding pyridoxal phosphate-dependent aminotransferase → MNFDFASRVERVEPSATLAISNLANELEAEGIDVVDLSVGEPDFDTPENIKTAAKDSLDAGDTSYTSSNGVAELRAAIAEKLQADGIDCTADNIVVTPGGKQALYEIFHTLIDSGDEVALLDPAWVSYEAQAKMAGADLSRVDLSPYDFQLEPALDDLAATVSDDTELLVVNSPSNPTGAVYSDEALEGVRDLAVEHDITVISDEMYDEITYGVEQTSLGSLDGMADRTITVNGFSKAYAMTGWRLGYFCAPEEFVSQAGKIQSHSVSCAVNFVQHAGIEALRNTDEAVGEMRDAFRDRRDMLVNLFADHGVDVPVGDGAFYMMLPVDDDDQAWCEGAIEDAHVATVPGSAFGTPGYARISYAASQERLQEGVERLVANDYL, encoded by the coding sequence ATGAACTTCGACTTCGCGTCGCGCGTCGAGCGCGTCGAGCCGAGTGCGACCCTCGCGATTAGCAACCTCGCGAACGAACTGGAGGCGGAGGGCATCGACGTCGTCGACCTCTCGGTCGGCGAACCCGACTTCGACACGCCAGAGAACATCAAGACGGCCGCGAAGGACTCGCTCGATGCCGGGGACACGAGTTACACCTCCTCGAACGGCGTCGCCGAACTCCGAGCGGCCATCGCGGAGAAACTGCAGGCCGACGGTATCGACTGTACGGCGGACAACATCGTCGTCACGCCCGGCGGCAAGCAGGCGCTCTACGAAATCTTCCACACGCTAATCGATTCGGGCGACGAAGTCGCGCTCCTCGACCCGGCGTGGGTGTCCTACGAGGCACAGGCGAAGATGGCCGGTGCCGACCTCTCGCGGGTCGACCTCTCACCCTACGACTTCCAGCTCGAACCCGCGCTCGACGACCTCGCGGCCACTGTCTCCGACGACACCGAACTCCTCGTCGTCAACTCGCCGTCGAACCCGACGGGCGCCGTCTACTCCGACGAGGCTCTCGAAGGCGTCCGTGACCTCGCCGTCGAACACGACATCACCGTCATCTCCGACGAGATGTACGACGAAATCACGTACGGCGTCGAGCAGACGAGCCTCGGCAGTCTGGACGGCATGGCCGACCGAACCATCACGGTCAACGGCTTCTCGAAGGCCTACGCGATGACCGGGTGGCGTCTCGGCTACTTCTGTGCGCCCGAGGAGTTCGTCTCGCAGGCGGGCAAGATTCAGTCGCACTCCGTCTCCTGTGCGGTCAACTTCGTCCAACACGCCGGCATCGAGGCGCTCCGCAACACCGACGAGGCCGTCGGCGAGATGCGCGACGCCTTCCGCGACCGGCGTGACATGCTCGTCAACCTCTTCGCCGACCACGGCGTCGACGTGCCCGTCGGTGACGGCGCGTTCTACATGATGCTCCCCGTCGACGACGACGACCAAGCGTGGTGTGAGGGCGCCATCGAGGACGCCCACGTCGCGACGGTGCCTGGAAGCGCGTTCGGCACCCCCGGCTACGCGCGCATCTCCTACGCCGCGAGTCAGGAGAGACTCCAAGAGGGCGTCGAGCGCTTGGTCGCGAACGACTACCTGTAG